Genomic window (Pradoshia sp. D12):
GAAGCGAATAAAGCAGGCTTTATCGTTCGTCCAAGGGGCCTATGCATTTCTGGTCATGACAGAAACAGAAATGATGATTGCTGTGGACCCACATGGATTGCGTCCTGTCTCCATCGGACGAATCGGTGAAGGATATGTAGCTGCATCTGAGACATGTGCCTTCGATTTAATAGGTGCTGATTATATTCGGGATGTTCGGCCCGGAGAGCTGGTGACGATTAATGATGACGGCATCCAATCAGAGTATTTTGCTGAATCACAGGGCAGAGCCATGTGCAGTATGGAGTATATTTATTTTTCAAGACCCGATAGCAATATAGATGGTATTAACGTTCATACGGCCAGGAAGAACCTGGGGAAACAACTGGCTATTGAAGCGCAAATTGAAGCGGATGTTGTCACAGGTGTACCGGATTCAAGTATATCGGCAGCTATCGGTTATGCCGAAGTAAGCGGGATTCCATATGAGATGGGGTTAATTAAAAATCGATATGTGGGACGGACCTTTATACAGCCATCCCAATCTCTACGTGAGCAAGGGGTGAAAATGAAGCTGGCCCCAGTGCGCGGTGTGGTCGAGGGCAAAAGGGTCATCATGGTGGATGATTCGATTGTAAGGGGAACGACCAGCAGGAGGATTGTGACGATGCTTAAAGAAGCCGGCGCAAAAGAGGTACATGTGTGCATTAGCTCTCCTCCAATCAAAAATCCCTGTTTTTATGGAATTGATACATCGTCCAAAGAAGAGCTGATTGCCGGGTTTAACTCGGTTGAGGAAATCAGGGAGATGATCGGAGCAGATTCTCTGACCTTTTTAAGTGTGGAGGGGACGGTTGAGGCAATTGGCAGGCCTTTTGGTGGCGAGTATCGAGGTCAATGCATGGCATGCTTTACGGGGAACTATCCAACTGAAATTTATGCCACCGATGATCAGGCATATGAAAAAATAAAGTAACGGCAATAGATTATTGACAGGAAGTATGAAAGGATGGTCACTTTGGCGAACGCATATAAACGTGCAGGAGTGGAT
Coding sequences:
- the purF gene encoding amidophosphoribosyltransferase codes for the protein MLAEIRGLNEECGLFGIWGHTEASQLTYYGLHSLQHRGQEGAGMVVTDGQVLKSHKAEGLVNEVFNQKIIEDMKGRSAIGHVRYATAGGGGVANVQPFLFNSQTVGSFALAHNGNLVNATQLKNQLEIDGSIFHTTSDTEVLAHLIRRSGSACFKKRIKQALSFVQGAYAFLVMTETEMMIAVDPHGLRPVSIGRIGEGYVAASETCAFDLIGADYIRDVRPGELVTINDDGIQSEYFAESQGRAMCSMEYIYFSRPDSNIDGINVHTARKNLGKQLAIEAQIEADVVTGVPDSSISAAIGYAEVSGIPYEMGLIKNRYVGRTFIQPSQSLREQGVKMKLAPVRGVVEGKRVIMVDDSIVRGTTSRRIVTMLKEAGAKEVHVCISSPPIKNPCFYGIDTSSKEELIAGFNSVEEIREMIGADSLTFLSVEGTVEAIGRPFGGEYRGQCMACFTGNYPTEIYATDDQAYEKIK